The following proteins are co-located in the Megalops cyprinoides isolate fMegCyp1 chromosome 15, fMegCyp1.pri, whole genome shotgun sequence genome:
- the LOC118790181 gene encoding early growth response protein 2b-like: protein MMTAKTLEKTPVTHNAFVNPLPENYSVNAIATTLPTPVTIFPDAELGGHYDHISGASGDGLISDDILEKRSFELYSSGFTQTTAPRNQTFTYMGKFSIDSQYAGGNWSPEGVINIVSAGILDMTQPSSTSASSVSSVSPNQFGGTMNYTVAQSQPMDMYSPPPPYSVGEVYQDPSGFLSNSTCPISYPPPSYSPPKPTTDSALFPIIPNYGSFFQSPCQRDIQTVSDRKPFPCPVEPVKVPPPLTPLNTIRNFTLGGTALEGPRLPMVYNPQNLPLRPILRPRKYPNRPCKTPVHERPYPCPAEGCDRRFSRSDELTRHIRIHTGHKPFRCRICMRNFSRSDHLTTHIRTHTGEKPFACDYCGKKFARSDERKRHTKIHLRQRERKSTGAASVKAAQNSERHVPSGTSTGAVRPSGIGH from the exons ATGATGACGGCCAAAACTCTGGAGAAAACCCCAGTAACTCACAATGCCTTTGTAAACCCTCTTCCCGAGAACTACTCGGTGAACGCGATCGCCACAACATTGCCAACTCCGGTTACAATTTTTCCAGATGCCGAATTGGGAGGGCATTACGACCACATTAGCGGAGCTTCAGGAG ATGGCTTGATCAGTGATGACATACTAGAAAAGCGCTCTTTCGAATTGTACTCGAGCGGTTTTACGCAGACAACAGCGCCTCGCAACCAAACATTTACCTACATGGGAAAGTTTTCAATCGACTCTCAGTATGCAGGAGGTAACTGGAGTCCGGAGGGCGTCATTAATATCGTCAGCGCTGGGATCCTGGACATGACCCAGCCATCCTCCACGTCCGCTTCATCGGTATCCTCAGTTTCACCGAACCAGTTTGGTGGCACCATGAACTACACTGTGGCACAAAGTCAGCCTATGGATATGTACTCTCCGCCGCCACCATACTCGGTTGGAGAGGTATACCAAGACCCATCTGGCTTTCTTTCAAATTCCACCTGTCCCATTTCGTATCCTCCACCGTCTTATTCACCTCCAAAGCCAACAACAGACAGTGCGCTATTCCCCATCATCCCAAACTATGGCAGCTTCTTTCAGTCTCCATGCCAGCGGGACATCCAGACAGTCTCTGATCGAAAACCATTTCCATGTCCCGTAGAGCCAGTCAAAGTCCCGCCACCTCTCACACCCCTTAACACTATCAGGAATTTTACATTAGGCGGGACAGCGCTGGAGGGACCCAGGTTACCCATGGTCTACAATCCCCAGAATCTACCGCTGAGACCCATTCTGCGGCCGCGGAAATACCCGAACCGACCGTGCAAGACTCCTGTTCACGAGCGGCCGTACCCTTGTCCGGCGGAAGGTTGCGATAGACGATTCTCTCGATCTGACGAGCTGACGAGACACATTCGAATCCACACGGGACATAAACCCTTCCGGTGCCGGATCTGCATGCGGAACTTCAGCCGGAGCGACCACCTCACCACTCACATCCGCACGCACACGGGAGAGAAACCATTCGCCTGCGATTACTGTGGCAAAAAATTCGCTAGAAGCGACGAGCGAAAAAGACACACCAAAATCCacctcagacagagagagcggaAATCTACCGGTGCCGCCTCAGTAAAGGCGGCGCAGAACTCCGAGCGACATGTCCCCTCCGGCACCTCCACCGGGGCAGTGAGACCCTCCGGCATCGGTCACTAG
- the adob gene encoding 2-aminoethanethiol (cysteamine) dioxygenase b gives MPRDNMTSLIQKIARQALITFRNPSAISDSNKVFLENQSKLHSLLTQVRAADLHIVPRKIDSSPVSVPHNPPVTYMHICETDAFSMGVFLLKTGTSIPLHDHPGMNGMLKVIYGKVRISCFDKMDKLPDASSETQFSPPLLPFQRDSLRRSLLSSVGEYTEESGPCILTPHKDNLHQVDAVDGPTAFLDILAPPYDPDDGRDCHYYRVLKPVSEGLDKKSSSEEQREMWLLEIPQPSDFWCGGEPYPGPEVSL, from the coding sequence ATGCCCCGGGACAACATGACCTCCCTCATCCAGAAAATTGCCAGGCAAGCCCTTATTACGTTCAGAAACCCCTCCGCCATCAGCGACAGCAATAAAGTATTTTTGGAGAATCAGAGTAAACTTCACAGCCTTCTGACACAAGTCAGGGCGGCAGATCTGCATATCGTTCCTCGGAAAATTGACAGCTCTCCGGTGTCTGTACCCCACAACCCCCCCGTCACCTATATGCACATATGCGAAACCGACGCCTTCAGCATGGGGGTGTTCCTGCTGAAGACCGGAACCTCCATCCCTTTGCACGATCACCCGGGAATGAACGGGATGCTGAAAGTGATCTACGGAAAGGTGAGGATCAGCTGCTTTGACAAGATGGATAAACTCCCTGATGCCTCCAGCGAGACGCAGTTCAGCCCGCCACTGCTGCCCTTCCAGCGGGATTCGCTGCGGAGGTCGCTGCTGAGCTCAGTAGGAGAGTATACCGAGGAGAGCGGCCCCTGCATTCTGACGCCCCACAAAGACAACCTCCATCAGGTCGATGCAGTGGACGGACCGACCGCTTTTCTCGACATCCTGGCCCCCCCGTACGACCCAGATGACGGAAGGGACTGCCACTATTACAGAGTGCTTAAGCCTGTTTCGGAGGGGCTGGATAAAAAGTCTAGTTCCGAGGAGCAGAGGGAAATGTGGCTGCTTGAGATCCCGCAACCTTCCGACTTCTGGTGCGGAGGCGAACCCTACCCCGGGCCCGAGGTCTCGCTGTGA